The segment AATATCGCCATAATCGGTGCAACCTGTTCCGTTTAAATGTGTGTGCGAAAAGCCATAAATTATAGTGTCATCATAGTGATAACCCGAACAGCCATCCCAACTTCCGTCAATTCGAGTATCTGGCGAAAGCTGTACCATTCCAAACGGAACTGTTGCTCCGGGATAGGTGTGTCCGTGACCACCGGTTCCAATCATCGGATTGACATATTGGTGATAGTTTTGACCGAAAATGGAAAATGAGAAAAATAAAAGTAGGCCTGAAAGTTGTAGTTTACTCACGTGTGAATATTTTTTTTTGTGTTCGTGAATCTGCGATTTCATCATGTTATTTGTTGCATCTCAAAGATAAAAAAAACGCACCCAAATTGGATGCGCTTTTGTATAATTTAGGCAAGAATAAAAATTATTTCAAACTTGCTGCTAAGTACTCCCTGTTCATACGAGCAATGTTTTCCAATGAAATTCCTTTTGGACATTCCACTTCGCAGGCACCGGTATTAGTACAGTTCCCGAATCCTTCTTCATCCATTTGACGCACCATGTTTAATACACGCGCTGTCGCTTCCACTTTTCCTTGTGGTAACAACGCATATTGCGAAACTTTGGCTCCAACGAATAACATAGCCGAACCGTTTTTACAAGTCGCCACACAAGCGCCACAACCGATACAGGCAGCCGCTTCAAATGCTCTGTCGGCATCGTGTTTTGGAACCGGAGTTGCATTCGCATCAATTGTTCTTCCTGAAGTATTTACTGAAACGAAACCACCAGCTTGTTGAATTCTGTCGAAAGAACTACGATCAACAACTAAATCCTTAACGACTGGAAATGCTTTGCTTCTGAATGGTTCGATGAAAATGGTATCACCATCCTTGAATTTACGCATGTGCAATTGACAGGTTGTTGTTCCGGTTTCCGGACCGTGTGCTCTACCGTTTATGTATAACGAACACATCCCACAAATTCCTTCCCGACAATCGTGGTCGAAAGCAACAGGCGATTTTTTATCGTTGATTAGTTGCTCGTTTAATTGGTCTAACATTTCCAAAAACGAACTTGCTGTAGAAACATTATCTAATTTATAAGTTTCCATGCTACCTTTAGCCTGAGCGTTTTTTTGACGCCAAATTTTAAGGTTTATATTGATGTTTTTTGCTGAAGACATAATCTGTTATTTATAATTTCTAGCTGCAATTTTGATAAACTCGTATTTCAATTCTTCCTTGTTCAGGATTTCTTTGCTGATGTCGTAACCCATATATTCCCAAGCTCCAACGAATGAGAAGTTTTCGTCGTCACGAAGCGTTTCTCCTTCTGAATCCTGATACTCTTCGCGGAAGTGACCACCACAAGATTCTTTACGTTGCAATGCATCCATCGCCATTAACTGACCTAAATCGATGAAGTCAGCCACACGTAATGCTTTTTCCAACTCAGGATTTAATTCGTCCGAACTTCCTGGAACGTAAACATCTTTGTAGAATTCTTCTTTTAAAGCAGCGATTTCAGAAATAGCTTCGGTTAAGCCTTTTTCATTTCTTCCCATTCCAACTTTATTCCACATAATCAAACCAAGTCTTTTATGGAAATGGTCAACCGATTTAGAACCGTTGTTGTTTAGGAATTTATCGATAGCATCTTTTACACTTTTTTCTGCTTCTGCAAATTCAGGCAAATCAGTCGAGATTTTTCCGGTTCTGATTTCGTCTGCCAAATAATTGGAAACCGTGTATGGCAATACAAAATAACCATCTGCCAAACCTTGCATCAAGGCTGAAGCTCCCAATCTGTTCGCTCCGTGATCCGAGAAATTAGCTTCTCCGGCAACGAAACAACCAGGAATTGTTGACTGTAAATTATAATCAACCCAAACGCCGCCCATAGTGTAATGAACCGCAGGATAAATCTTCATCGGTGTTTCGTATGGATTTTCGTCAGTGATTTTTTCATACATCGCGAAAAGGTTACCATATTTTTCTTCCAACCATTGTTTCCCTAAAGAAGTGATTTCATCCGGAGTTGGATTGTGATTTCCTTTAGCGTAAGCGGCTTGTTTTCCTTTGCTTTGAATCTCAGTAGAGAAATCTAAATAAACTCCTTCATTGGTATCATTGGCCTCAATTCCGAAACCTTCGTCGCAACGCTCTTTGGCAGCTCTTGAAGCTACGTCACGTGGCACTAAGTTTCCAAAAGCAGGATATCTTCTTTCTAAGAAATAATCTCTATCGTCTTCGTTTAATTGGGTTGGTTTTAACTTTCCGGCGCGAATAGCTTCTGCATCTTCTTTTCTTTTTGGCACCCAAATTCTACCAGAGTTACGCAATGATTCCGACATCAATGTCAATTTCGATTGGTTAACTCCGTGAACCGGAATACACGTTGGGTGAATCTGAACAAAACAAGGATTTGCGAACAAGGCCCCTTTTTTGTGGATTTTCCAACCCGCTGTAACGTTACTTCCCATGGCGTTTGTAGAAAGGAAATACACATTTCCGTATCCGCCAGTCGCAATAACAACAGCATGCGCCGAATGTCTTTCTAATTCTCCTGTAACCAAATTACGAGCAATGATTCCACGAGCTTTTCCGTCAACTTTTACTAAATCTAACATCTCGTGACGGTTGAACATCTTAACACGGCCTAAACCTATTTGTCTTGATAAAGCAGAATATGCTCCAAGTAACAATTGTTGTCCTGTTTGTCCGGCAGCGTAAAAGGTACGTTGCAATTGTGTTCCGCCAAACGAACGGTTATCTAACATTCCGCCATAATCACGGGCAAAAGGAACACCTTGCGCCACACATTGGTCGATGATGTTAGCCGACACTTCAGCCAAACGGTGAACGTTTGCTTCACGTGCTCTATAATCGCCACCTTTTATTGTGTCGTAAAATAATCTGTAGGTACTGTCACCATCATTTTGGTAATTTTTGGCAGCATTAATTCCACCTTGTGCCGCAATTGAGTGCGCTCTTCTTGGTGAATCCTGGAAACAAAATGCTTTAACATTGTATCCCATTTCTCCTAAAGATGCTGCAGCAGAAGCTCCAGCCAAACCGGTTCCAACAACGATAACATCAATTTTTGGTCGGTTGTTAGGCGCAACTAATTTTAAATGATCTTTATAATCTGTCCATTTGTCCGAAATTGGACCTTCAGGTATTTTTGAATCTAGTTTCATCTGTTTTTTATATTGTTTTTTATAGGTCAGATGGAACGCTTAACAGCGTTTCATTTAAAACTGAAATTAATGATTAAAATGATGGAACAATGCAATGAATACGAATCCGAATGGGACAATTATTGCAAATGCATATCCTAGTTTGTGAAGTGCTCTTGAGAATTTATTATTGAATCCAACTGATTGCATCGATGAATTGAAACCATGCCATAAGTGTAAAAACAATAACACAAAAGCCAGGCAATACAAACCTGTTCTTATCGGACTTTCAAATTTGTGAACCAATTCACCATAATATCTTGTTGGATCTTGTGGAAGTGCTTCAACATATTTGTAATTCATTTCAGGAAACCAAAAATCGTAGAAGTGTAATCCCAAAAATGCTAATACAACCAATCCTGAAATAATCATATTTCTTGATGCCCAGGAAGAGTTTGCCGCACCATTATTTTTAGCATAACCAATTGGTCTTGCCGCTCTGTTTTGAAGTTCCAAAACAAAACCCATTACAAAGTGGAATACAACACCAAAAGCTAAAATTGGCTGCATTACGTATTGAATTAATGGATTATATCCCATAAAATGAGAACATTCATTGAATACTTCTTCGCTGAAAACTGATGTTAAATTAATCGAAAAATGAAGTGCTAAAAATGAAATTAAGAAAAGCCCGGAAAGTGCCATAGCAACTTTTTTTGCAATGGACGAGCCCAAAACGGAAGATTTTGCCATAAGATTGTGTAATTTATTTAAAAAAATCACACAAAAATACAGCTATTTGCTAATAACTACAACCTTTTCGTTGTAATTTATAATCAATTTAAAGTGAGATTATCAGTTGTTGATTATTTGTAGGCAATCGATTGCATTAAGTAAGACTATCTACTTCACATAAGTCGGAATTAAACCACGTAATCCCATATCGACAACCTCCTCACCGGCAGCAGGTTCATACTTCCCATCAGCATTTACTTCGTGCCATTCAAAACTATTGTTGCTAGACAATGATAAAGTAATCACCACATCATTAGTTTCTGTTCCATCAATTACTAAATTACTGGCAAATCTTCCTGTCACTACGCAGGTATTTAAGTTTCGCGGGATTGGAGAAGTTGCTTCGATAGGGTTTGGAACAGTAGTCGCTCCTGGAAGTGCTTGTCCCGAAGTGGAATAAGGATGATCATTCAAGGCAAAAGCCCAATATCCTTGTGCTCTGTTTGCGTTTACAGGAAAAGTAGTATTCTCGATATCAAAAGAAGTTATATAAGTATTAAAACCAACAAAACTGGCTAAAGTTCCGTCGTAATCATTCCCGTTAGCGGCACGAACACTGATTTGGTAATTCTGATACGATAACGATACGCGCATCCATTCATAACTTCCAGCTGCAACCTGACTTAAAGGTATTCTCAGAAAAGTTTCTCCTTCCGAAACTATTTTTGATTTACTAAAATCTATGGCATTGCTTCCTCCAAGTGTCGTTTCCGGAGCGTGATATAAAATAGTTCCATTTCCAAGTTGGGTGTTGGCGTTTGGCGCTAATTCTACATAATGTGACGAAATCAAATTAAAAATAGGTGATTGCGCAGCATTTCCGGCGGCAACTGTTGAAGGTTGACCTAAATTATTCAACCTCGCTTGAGTTGGATCAAATTTGAATTTGATAATCAACATCGGTTCCTCTACTAGGTCATCTGCATCTTTCGAGCAGGAAACAAAAGGAATTGCCGCGGCTACTAATAAAAGGATTACATATATCTTTTTCATTTTTTGATTTTATTGGAGTTAGTGCGTTTTTGTAACGTCTTCATCTATAACGAGAATATAGTCTGCTTTATTGTATTCTTCCTTCATTATTTTTTCTAAATCGTTTTGCTCTACTGTCGCAATGGTTATTATTTCTATGCCGGAAACATATTTTTTTAGGTACCAACCAATGCCTTCAAAGTTGTCAGAATGATAGGTTCCATTGTAGTGAATGAATACGGTATCTGCTTTTAAATTCTTTTGAATAAAATAAGCCATCGTTGCATCTTTTATTGCCTGAGCTTTTGGCATATTAGGGCTGGCGTGATCTCCCATCATTTTCATCATATTGACATAGCCTGGTAAATTGGCGTCAAAAGCGATAGGCAGCGGAGCAATCCACATTTTTTCTTCAGGAGTCAGATTCTCTAACCCTTCAAATCCTTTTTTAGAAACGATTGAAGCATATCTTCTTGGAATATTTGTAGCTATAAAAGACAATTTATTTTCCCTGGCAAAATCAACTAAAGGCTTGTAATCCGTTTTGTAATTAGGCCAAAGTCGCGCTGCTGAATCCAATTGCTTTTGATTAATCTCTTCTTTTAAATATTGGTCAAGCTGTTTTTGATTGTCGGCTTCAAGCATTTCGGCACCTAAAATTACTTTCTTTTTCTGTGACAAATCTTTGGTTAATTCCAATTCCAACCAATGCGCAATTGCGTTGTTGTGGTATTCTCCAAATAAAACAACTTGTGTATTCCCGGCAGCTTTCAATAATTTGGCATAAGAAACCTTCTTGCCTTTTTTGTCAAACAACTGATAGGCTTTCTTTTCCTGAGCCAAACCAACTAATGAAATTAATAAAACAATAACAACAAAAAATAATCGTTTCATAGCAGTCTGTTTTAATCCATTGTTTTAACTTTGGGACATACAATATTAATCATTTCATCATGAAATATCATCAAATAGACCGCAATTTGTTCATTAAAAACAGAGCAAAATTCACGTCACAAATGAAACCTAACAGCGTTGCTGTTTTTAATTCCAACGATATTTATCCGGTTTCTGCCGATAGCTCGCTGCCATTTGAACAACACCGCGATATTTTTTATTTATCCGGAGTTGATCAGGAAGAAAGCATACTGTTGCTTTTCCCGGATGCGCCTTATGAGCATTTGAAACAAATATTATTTCTAAAAGAAACCAACGAGCATATTGCGATTTGGGAAGGCGAAAAACTTACGAAAGACAGAGCTTTTGAAGTCTCCGGAATTAAATCGGTGATTTGGTTACAGGATTTTCACAAGACGTTGAAAGAAGTTATGGCTTACGCCGAAACGATGTATATCAACACCAACGAACATTATCGTGCCTCGATTGAAACCGAAACCCGTGAAGCGCGTTTTGTAAAATGGTGGAAAGAAAACTATCCTGCACATAAAGTGGAAAAGTCGAATCCTATTTTGCAACGCATTCGCTCTATCAAAGAAAGCGAAGAACTTGACTTGATTCAGGAAGCGTGCAATATTACTGAAAAAGGATATCGTCGTGTATTGCAGTTTGTAAAACCAAACGTAATGGAATATGAAATCGAAGCCGAGTTTGCTCACGAATTCCTGAGAAATCGTTCCAAAGGTTTTGCCTACACGCCAATCATTGCTTCGGGAAATAACGCTAATGTTTTGCACTATATTGAAAACAACCAACAATGTAAAGCCGGTGATTTGATACTGCTTGATGTTGGTGCCGAATACGCTAATTATTCCAGCGACATGACCCGAATGGTTCCGGTTTCAGGAAAATTTACCGACAGACAAAAACAGGTTTACAATGCGGTTTTACGTGTAAAAAACGAAGCAACCAAAATGCTGACCGTTGGTAATTTATGGAAACAATATCATGTAGAAGTTGGTAAAGTAATGACTTCCGAATTACTTGGTTTGGGACTGATTGACAAAGCCGATGTGCAAAACGAAAACCCGGATTGGCCGGCATATAAAAAATATTTCATGCACGGAACGTCCCATCATATGGGATTAGACACGCACGATTACGGTCTTTTACACGAACCAATGAAAGCCAATATGGTTTTCACTGTGGAACCTGGAATTTATATTCCGGCGGAAGGTTTTGGAATCCGTATTGAAGATGATGTAGTGATTCAGGAAAAAGGAGAACCTTTTAACTTGATGAGAAACATTCCGATTGAAGCGGATGAGATTGAATCGATAATGAATTCTTAGTAAGAGAAAAGAAGAAAGAGAAAAGAAAAAAGACGGCTCACGGAAGTGGGTCGTTTTTATTTAAGTTGGAATGGTTTCCACCAAAACCACATTTCCTGCTTTGTCATAGTAAGTGCAGGTCATTTTATCCATAACAACAATCCATTTTTCCACACCTGATTTGGCACAATCCAGCAGAAAGGTTTTATAATCTGTTTTGCCTTGCTGATGTATTTTTAAATCGGATTTGAATTGTTCAATCTTGGTTTCATCTGCTATGGAAAGTGTTTCTGAAAAACCTTCAGATGAAACTTTAAAATTATCTTTCCCATAATAATTGGTGTGGTTGTCAAAAACAAAAGTTTCAAAAGACGTTACGCCAAGCGCAATAATATCTTGCATGTATTTTGGGAAATCGGCTCCGCTTTTTACTTTGGAATGTGCTTCTTTGATTTGTTGGATGGTGAACATAATTATTTATAATTTAAAATTCAAAAGTACTTTTTTAATTTCTAAAATCTATTTTTGCATCTATGAAAACCATCATCTATAAAAACACAAAAATCTCCTTTACCGAACAAGGCAAAGGAACTGCTGTGGTTTTATTGCACGGTTTTCTCGAGAATAAAACCATGTGGAGTGCGTTCATTCCTGAACTCAGCAAGAAACACAGAATCATCACCATCGATTTATTAGGTCATGGCGAAACCGAATGTTTGGGTTATGTTCATTCTATGGAAGATCAAGCCGATATGGTTCATGCCATTTTGCAAGATTTGAAAATCAGAAAAGCGGTATTTGTCGGTCATTCTATGGGCGGTTATGTGGCGTTGGCTTTCGCCGAATTATATCCGGATTATATGAAAGGTTTGTTTCTTTTAAATTCTACTTCGCGAGCTGATAGTGATGAACGAAAAATCAATCGTGATAGAGCTATCAAAGCCGTGAAACAAAACTATACCAACTTTGTGCGCTTGTCTATTGCTAATTTGTTTAGTGAAGACAATCGTGAAAAATTAGAAACTGAAATTGAAAAAGTAAAATTAGAAGCTTTAAAAACGCCGTTACAAGGCATCGTTGCTGCGCTCGAAGGAATGAAAATCAGAAAAGATCGCGAAGTGTTATTACATTTTGCACCTTATCCTATTCAGCTGGTTTTAGGGAAAAAAGATGGCGTCTTAATCTATGATGAAAACGTTGACCAAATTGAAGAAACCAAAGTTGAAATCACCACTTTTCCTGACGGACATATGTCGCACATCGAAAACGAAAAAGAATTGAAAAAAGTATTGGTAGATTTTTTGAAGAAAGTTTAAACACAGATTTCACAAATTAACACAAATCCATTTGTGAAAATCTGTGAAATCTGTGTTCTAATTCGTTTTCTCCTCAAAAGGAATTTCCATATTCAGTATTTCCTGCAGTAGAATTACAATTTGTTCCAGATAGTTTTCCATGATTTCGCTTGAAATTATTTCTACAACATCTTTAGCTTCGCTCCGTTCGGCTATGCCTCGGGTGTCCTGCTTAAACTGAAATGGTAAAAATCCTGTTTTTAAATTTTTAAACGATACAATTCCGGCTTCCATTTCCTGGCCTTTTACCTGTTCTTCATACATAAAAGCATACGCCAAAACCTGAATTATTTTATCGTTTTTGATGTCTTCAGTTAAACCATTCCAATCTTTTAAAACAACATTGTTTTTATCAACTTTTCCCGTTTTGTAATCGATGATTCTAATCTTTCCGTTGCGAAGTTCGATTCGGTCCACATTTCCTTTTATCAGCACCGGAAAAGGCAAGCAGGCATCGGTTAAAACTCTTTCATACGTAGTTTCTAAAGATACTATCTGAATTTCATCACCCTTTTCAATAGCTTCTAATTCTGTTTTTAGAAAGTTCAGCACATTTCGCTTGGCAACTTCAAAAGCCAACAGGTTTCTGCCTTTTTTGATTTCACCTTCTTTGTATACTTTTTTAAATTGATTTAAAACTTCGTCGTCAATTTTAGAAATGCAACTTTTGATATCTTCACTAGTTAAAAGTCGTCCGATAGTTGGTTTATACAATTCTTCTAAAGTTCCGTGAATAATGGTTCCTAACGTATTAACCGCAATATTCTCTTCGACTTCATCCGTTTCTGAAATGCGTAAAATCCTTTGGAAATAAAACTGTATCGGATTGCGGATATAGGTTGTCAAAGATGAAGGTGAAAATCCTTTTTCTGCAATTTCGCGCAAGCGTGTCATAACGCTTTCTGTTTTTGGAACAACAATCGGTTGGTGCGCAATATTAGGCACATCCGGATTGTAATATTGAAATGTCAGGTTGTGATTGGGCTGCTTTTCGATTTCCAATTGCGTGATGAAACGACTCTTTTCGCCGGCATCAAAACCCTGGCTATCGGAATTATAAATCAAATAAACGTTTTTGGCACGTTGCAACAAATGATAGAAATGATAGGTGTAAATCGCATCTTTTTCTTTATAGGTTGGCAAACCATATTGCAATTTCACATCATACGGAATAAAAGAATTAGTGCTTTTACCAGCCGGAAATTTGCCTTCGTTTACTGAGGTAATGATTACGGTTTCAAAATCCAAAACGCGACTTTCTAAAACTCCCATAAGCTGTAAACCACTCAAAGGCTCACCTTCAAAAGAAACCTCAGCCACTTCAATGACTTGCTTGTAAATAGCTTGTAATGTCTTAAGGGCGTTTATGGATTGATGTTCCGAGAAATACGAAATCATTTTGTTGATGACTTTAAAAATCGAATACACAAAAGCATTCGTTATCTTTTCTTCTTCATTTTCATAACTCAGATTGGCTTTAATTTTCAGCAGAATTTGAGCAATATTTCCTAAAACAGTGACAGAATCAGCTTCCCATTTTTGAAACAATAAAGAAAACAACGCATTGTCTTTGGCATAAAGCTCTTCGAGTTTTTTATGGGTAATAAACGAATAGTTGTTTTTATTAATTATTGAAACCAAATCATTGGCCAAAACATAAGGTTCAATAAGCGGATGCGTTAATACATCAAGCACATCTTTGTAGTACATCACATAACTTGACGGATTTCTGGTCAAAGCGTTGGTGTGCAATTTGAACAATTTGGCTATCAGCAATTGCGCCGGATTGTTTTTGCTTGAAAAACCCATAGTAATATTCAACGCATCAACATTCGACGGCAGCGAATACAACATTGGCAACAATAAACTTTCTTCTCCGAGCACCAACGCCACATTCTGTAGATTTCCTTTCTCTGCTTCTTTTTCTATGATACTGCCTGCTATTTTAGCTTGCCCAATGGATTTTGAAGTAGCAATGACATGAATATTCTTTTCGGCTTTAAAATCGTTCGAAATCCATTCATAAGGATGTGTTTTATAATAAATCCATTCCGATTTAAACTTTCGTTGAAAATGTCCGGCGTCGTGAAATGAATCGTTAAGTAAGGTTTCATCAATATCCCAATAGATTTTGGCAACATCAAGCGCTAAAAGATGCTGAATAATCTTTTCTTCGGCTTGATTAAGGGCATTGAAACCTGCAAAAACAAATTGTTTTCCGTTATTGTTTTCAGAAAAGTGATTTAGGTTTTCAACGGCTTCGCGATAAATCAAGCCTTGATAGCCAATACCTTTATTTACTAAATGCTGATACAATGAATGATAATAGTCCGGCAGTTTTTTCCAAAAAAGCAGGTGCTTTTCTATCAAATCTGTTCTTTTATCTACATCAACTGCCCAGTGTTCAATTTCTTTTATGTCTTCAAGATATTTTAAAATCTTGTCCGGGTCTAAAAGATAGCGGTCGATTTCATTAAAATCCTGTAATAATGTTTTGGCCCAATTGGCGAAGTTTTCAAAGGAATCGGGATTGTCTTTTGTTAATGAAAGATACACTTCATAAAACTCAAACAGCAATTCAACGCTATCAATGGAACGAATGCCGGCAATATCCTGAATAAACTCTTCGATGCTTATTATCTCAGGCGCAAAAACATTGTTGGAAACTAACTTTTTAAATTCCTCAAGCAAAAAGACTTTGGCTCTTTTGTTGGGTAACACGATGATCAATTCCGATAAATTGTCGGAATTATTTTTTAGAATTTCTTGTACTAGTTGGTGAAGAAAAATTGGTTTTGACATTCTATAAAAATAAAAAAACGCCCCGAATATCGGGGCGTTTTCTTGAAATTATTTTGGAAGAAATTATTTTACTAATTTCACTTCAACTCTTCTGTTGTTAGCTTTACCAGCTTTAGTTTTGTTAGAATCAATTGGTTTAGATTCACCGAAACCAGCTGAAGCTAATCTTGAACTAGCAATACCGCTTTCAATTAAGTAATTTTTAACTGCTGCCGCTCTGTCTTCAGACAATTTTTGGTTAGCAGCATCAGTACCATCGCTATCTGTGTGACCTTCTATAGAGAAGTTAGAGTTTGGATACTCTTTCAAGATAGCTGTAATAGCTTGTAATACTGGGTAAGTTTGTTGTTTGAATGAAGCTTTACCACTATCGAATAAGATAGTTTTAGCATAGTCATTTAATCTTTTGATAGCTTCTTCAGTAACTTCTGGACAACCATTGTTAGCTACAGTTCCAGCTACGTCTGGACATTTATCATCTTTATCTAAAACTTTATCTCCGTCTCTGTCTGGCCAAGGACAACCACCGTTTTCTTTTGGACCTTTAACATCTGGACATTTGTCTGATTTATCAGTAACACCGTCACCGTCAGTATCAGGACAACCACCTAAAGATTTTAAACCAGCAACATCTGGACAAGCATCATCTTTATCAGCAATTCCGTCACCGTCAGTATCAGGACATCCGTTAAATTCAGCTGGACCAGCAACTTCAGGACAAGCATCAGCAGCATCAGTAATACCGTCAGCATCTGTATCAGGACATCCG is part of the Flavobacterium sangjuense genome and harbors:
- a CDS encoding succinate dehydrogenase/fumarate reductase iron-sulfur subunit; the protein is MSSAKNININLKIWRQKNAQAKGSMETYKLDNVSTASSFLEMLDQLNEQLINDKKSPVAFDHDCREGICGMCSLYINGRAHGPETGTTTCQLHMRKFKDGDTIFIEPFRSKAFPVVKDLVVDRSSFDRIQQAGGFVSVNTSGRTIDANATPVPKHDADRAFEAAACIGCGACVATCKNGSAMLFVGAKVSQYALLPQGKVEATARVLNMVRQMDEEGFGNCTNTGACEVECPKGISLENIARMNREYLAASLK
- a CDS encoding fumarate reductase/succinate dehydrogenase flavoprotein subunit — protein: MKLDSKIPEGPISDKWTDYKDHLKLVAPNNRPKIDVIVVGTGLAGASAAASLGEMGYNVKAFCFQDSPRRAHSIAAQGGINAAKNYQNDGDSTYRLFYDTIKGGDYRAREANVHRLAEVSANIIDQCVAQGVPFARDYGGMLDNRSFGGTQLQRTFYAAGQTGQQLLLGAYSALSRQIGLGRVKMFNRHEMLDLVKVDGKARGIIARNLVTGELERHSAHAVVIATGGYGNVYFLSTNAMGSNVTAGWKIHKKGALFANPCFVQIHPTCIPVHGVNQSKLTLMSESLRNSGRIWVPKRKEDAEAIRAGKLKPTQLNEDDRDYFLERRYPAFGNLVPRDVASRAAKERCDEGFGIEANDTNEGVYLDFSTEIQSKGKQAAYAKGNHNPTPDEITSLGKQWLEEKYGNLFAMYEKITDENPYETPMKIYPAVHYTMGGVWVDYNLQSTIPGCFVAGEANFSDHGANRLGASALMQGLADGYFVLPYTVSNYLADEIRTGKISTDLPEFAEAEKSVKDAIDKFLNNNGSKSVDHFHKRLGLIMWNKVGMGRNEKGLTEAISEIAALKEEFYKDVYVPGSSDELNPELEKALRVADFIDLGQLMAMDALQRKESCGGHFREEYQDSEGETLRDDENFSFVGAWEYMGYDISKEILNKEELKYEFIKIAARNYK
- a CDS encoding succinate dehydrogenase cytochrome b subunit, with the protein product MAKSSVLGSSIAKKVAMALSGLFLISFLALHFSINLTSVFSEEVFNECSHFMGYNPLIQYVMQPILAFGVVFHFVMGFVLELQNRAARPIGYAKNNGAANSSWASRNMIISGLVVLAFLGLHFYDFWFPEMNYKYVEALPQDPTRYYGELVHKFESPIRTGLYCLAFVLLFLHLWHGFNSSMQSVGFNNKFSRALHKLGYAFAIIVPFGFVFIALFHHFNH
- a CDS encoding ChaN family lipoprotein, with the translated sequence MKRLFFVVIVLLISLVGLAQEKKAYQLFDKKGKKVSYAKLLKAAGNTQVVLFGEYHNNAIAHWLELELTKDLSQKKKVILGAEMLEADNQKQLDQYLKEEINQKQLDSAARLWPNYKTDYKPLVDFARENKLSFIATNIPRRYASIVSKKGFEGLENLTPEEKMWIAPLPIAFDANLPGYVNMMKMMGDHASPNMPKAQAIKDATMAYFIQKNLKADTVFIHYNGTYHSDNFEGIGWYLKKYVSGIEIITIATVEQNDLEKIMKEEYNKADYILVIDEDVTKTH
- a CDS encoding aminopeptidase P family protein, which produces MKYHQIDRNLFIKNRAKFTSQMKPNSVAVFNSNDIYPVSADSSLPFEQHRDIFYLSGVDQEESILLLFPDAPYEHLKQILFLKETNEHIAIWEGEKLTKDRAFEVSGIKSVIWLQDFHKTLKEVMAYAETMYINTNEHYRASIETETREARFVKWWKENYPAHKVEKSNPILQRIRSIKESEELDLIQEACNITEKGYRRVLQFVKPNVMEYEIEAEFAHEFLRNRSKGFAYTPIIASGNNANVLHYIENNQQCKAGDLILLDVGAEYANYSSDMTRMVPVSGKFTDRQKQVYNAVLRVKNEATKMLTVGNLWKQYHVEVGKVMTSELLGLGLIDKADVQNENPDWPAYKKYFMHGTSHHMGLDTHDYGLLHEPMKANMVFTVEPGIYIPAEGFGIRIEDDVVIQEKGEPFNLMRNIPIEADEIESIMNS
- a CDS encoding DUF1398 domain-containing protein, yielding MFTIQQIKEAHSKVKSGADFPKYMQDIIALGVTSFETFVFDNHTNYYGKDNFKVSSEGFSETLSIADETKIEQFKSDLKIHQQGKTDYKTFLLDCAKSGVEKWIVVMDKMTCTYYDKAGNVVLVETIPT
- a CDS encoding alpha/beta fold hydrolase, which translates into the protein MKTIIYKNTKISFTEQGKGTAVVLLHGFLENKTMWSAFIPELSKKHRIITIDLLGHGETECLGYVHSMEDQADMVHAILQDLKIRKAVFVGHSMGGYVALAFAELYPDYMKGLFLLNSTSRADSDERKINRDRAIKAVKQNYTNFVRLSIANLFSEDNREKLETEIEKVKLEALKTPLQGIVAALEGMKIRKDREVLLHFAPYPIQLVLGKKDGVLIYDENVDQIEETKVEITTFPDGHMSHIENEKELKKVLVDFLKKV
- a CDS encoding PD-(D/E)XK nuclease family protein; the encoded protein is MSKPIFLHQLVQEILKNNSDNLSELIIVLPNKRAKVFLLEEFKKLVSNNVFAPEIISIEEFIQDIAGIRSIDSVELLFEFYEVYLSLTKDNPDSFENFANWAKTLLQDFNEIDRYLLDPDKILKYLEDIKEIEHWAVDVDKRTDLIEKHLLFWKKLPDYYHSLYQHLVNKGIGYQGLIYREAVENLNHFSENNNGKQFVFAGFNALNQAEEKIIQHLLALDVAKIYWDIDETLLNDSFHDAGHFQRKFKSEWIYYKTHPYEWISNDFKAEKNIHVIATSKSIGQAKIAGSIIEKEAEKGNLQNVALVLGEESLLLPMLYSLPSNVDALNITMGFSSKNNPAQLLIAKLFKLHTNALTRNPSSYVMYYKDVLDVLTHPLIEPYVLANDLVSIINKNNYSFITHKKLEELYAKDNALFSLLFQKWEADSVTVLGNIAQILLKIKANLSYENEEEKITNAFVYSIFKVINKMISYFSEHQSINALKTLQAIYKQVIEVAEVSFEGEPLSGLQLMGVLESRVLDFETVIITSVNEGKFPAGKSTNSFIPYDVKLQYGLPTYKEKDAIYTYHFYHLLQRAKNVYLIYNSDSQGFDAGEKSRFITQLEIEKQPNHNLTFQYYNPDVPNIAHQPIVVPKTESVMTRLREIAEKGFSPSSLTTYIRNPIQFYFQRILRISETDEVEENIAVNTLGTIIHGTLEELYKPTIGRLLTSEDIKSCISKIDDEVLNQFKKVYKEGEIKKGRNLLAFEVAKRNVLNFLKTELEAIEKGDEIQIVSLETTYERVLTDACLPFPVLIKGNVDRIELRNGKIRIIDYKTGKVDKNNVVLKDWNGLTEDIKNDKIIQVLAYAFMYEEQVKGQEMEAGIVSFKNLKTGFLPFQFKQDTRGIAERSEAKDVVEIISSEIMENYLEQIVILLQEILNMEIPFEEKTN